The DNA sequence CCAGCCCGCCCGGCACGAGCGACAGCAACGGGACGTGGGGCAGAGACCCGGCCAGTGCCCCGCCCCCGTCAGCATGGTCGGAACCGCCCGGCCGATCCGCCTCACCAGCACCCGGAGCTCGGCCTCCGGGGCCTCCAGGGCCTCCGCCGGCGGGCGGTACGCCGGCGGGTGACCACCTTCGCCTGCGCCTGCCCGAAGACGAACCCCGGGATCGTCGTCAGGAACAGCACCGTCCCGAAACGGAAACGCCAGGAAGCGGGACCTTCGGCACGAGGTGCCCGGACCGGGGCGTACTTCGTCACCAACCACGGCAGGAACGCCGTCGACGTGGAGATGATCGGACGGTTACGCAGCGTCCCACCAGTCCAGCACTCGGGTCGCGTGGAACGTCAGCCACTTCGACGGCTCCCCCGCAGGCACGTCGACCTCGAACCACACCCGCCCGGGGTGCCGCCGGGCCTGCAACCACGTCCCGTCGGGCTGCCGCTCGGCGCGGATCAGCTCGATCGCGTCGGCCATGCGCGGGTCCGGCCGGCCGCTGCCGTCGAGCAGGGACGCGCGGCGGAAGTAGTCGGCCGCGTTGAGCACGCTGTAGAACCAGCGGAACGGGTAGGAGAAGCGGTTCACCCAGGGTGCCACCGGCTCGCCCGTGGACAGCCGGCGGAACAGGCCGCGTTCCAGCAGGTACTCCTCGCCGCCGCGGCGGGCGGCACGCGTCGCGGCCGTGCCGCCGGTCGCGGCCTCGTGGTCGAGCAGTCCTTTGAGGGAGTTGAGCGTCGAGTGGAACGACGACCGCGTGGACCCCTCGACCCACTCGCAGTTCCAGCCGCCGTCGGGCAGGCGGTGCTCCACGAACCAGTCCACGATGCCGGTGACGTCCGCGCCCAGCCACAGCCCGTTCTGCACGGTCCACGCGTTGATGCAGCAGTCGACCTCGCCGCCCCAGTACGGCAGGTCGTCGTACTCCCAGCGGCAGTTCCGCTCGAGCAGCTCGGCGGTGCGCCGCTCGCGCAGCACGGCGGGGTCCATGCCCCACTCGCGCAACGAGTTCAGCGTCCACGTCGTCGCCGTCCACGGCTGTCCGGCGCCCTCGGCCGCTTCGGGGCCGTGGAAGTCGAAGCCCGCCGGGAAGAACGCGCCACCCGCCCACCGGCCGTCCGGGTCCTGGAGCGCGAGCAGGCGCGCGCCGAAGCCCTCGGTGGCGATCCTGGCCCGGGTCGCCTGCCACACCGGCGCCGGTTCGTGGAGGAGGTCGCGCTCGACCTGCCAGCGCAGCGCAGGATCGGAGTCGAGGAGCCACGGGATCCTGCTCGTCATGGCGTGACTCTAGTCGACCGCCTCGTCCTCGGGGCTGCCCGCGGCGAGTGCGGCCAGGACGTCCAGCGCGGCGGTGAGGGTGGGTTCGGGCGTCGAGGCGAGAGCGAGGCGGACGGCGTTCGGCGCGTGACCGGGGACGACCGCGAACGCGGCGGCGGGGGTGACGGCGATACCGCGTCGGGCCGCGGCGGCGACGAACGTCTCCGCGCGCCAGTGGTCCGGCAGTCGCCACCAGCAGTGGTAGGCGCCGGGGTCGGAGTGGATGTCGAAGCCCGCCAGGCGTTCCCGCGCGAGTCGTTGCCGGGTCAGGGCGACCGCGCGTTTACGGTCCACTATGGACTGGACGGTGCCGTCGGCGAGCCAGCCGGCGGCGGCGGTGAGCGCGAAGTGGCCCACGGCCCAGCCGCCGGAGCGCGCGGCGGCGGCGACGCGGTCGACCAGGTGCCCGGGTGGGACGGCGAAGCCGACGGTCAAGCCGGGCGCGAGGCGTTTGGAGAGGCTGTCCACGACGGTGGTGCGCTCGGGGGCGAGCGGGGGCAGGTCGGGGCCGAGGAAGGCGTAGATGGCGTCCTCGATGACCTGGACGTCCAGGTCGCGCACGGTGTCGGCGAGTTCGGCGCGGCGCTGGGCGGGCATGGTGGTGCCGAGGGGGTTGTGCAGGGTCGGCTGGAGGTAGACGGCGCGCACGTCGGCGGCGCGGATGGCTCGCGGCAGCACGCCGGCGTCGTCCACGGGCAGCGGCACGAGCGTGATGCCGGACCTGGCCGCGATGGCCTTCACCACCGGGTAGGTGACGGCTTCGACGCCGAGCCGCCCGCCGACCGGCACGAGTGCCGACACCGCCGCCGCGATGGCTTGCCTGCCGTTGCCGGTGAACAGCACGTGGCGGTCGTCCGGGGTCCAGCCGCCGCGGGCCGTCAGCCGGGCGACGGCGGCCCGTGCCGCGGGTGTGCCGCGAACGCCGATGGGGGTGAGCGCGTCGGGCAGGTCGTGCCGGATGAGCCGGTCCAGGCCGGGGGCCAGCAGGTCGGGTTGGTCGGGCAGCACGCAGAAGTTCAGCTCCAGGTCGACCCGTGCGCCGCCGGGGTCGCCCAGCGGGGGCTCGACGGGTGGCCGTGCCCGGACGAACGTGCCGCGCCCGACTTCGCCGACCACCACGCCGCGCCGGACCAGGTCGCCGTAGACGCGGGCCGCGGTGGAACCGGCGATGCCGTGCCTGCGGGCGAACGCGCGTTGCGGTGGGAGGCGGTCGCCGGGTTTGAGCCGGCCGGCCGCGATGTCGGCGGCGAGCCGGTCGGCGATCAGGCGGTAATCCGCCACGCGAGCACCTCACATTGCACCGAGAGCATTGTTTTGATTGCACCGAGCATGGTGGCGTTCCTAGGCTTCGGACGTCAACGGACCAGGGGGAACCATGCGCGTGGAAGACATCGACATCGCCTACGACGACGAGGGTGACGGCATCCCGGTGGTGCTGGTGCACGGCCACCCGTTCAACCGGTCGATGTGGCGTCCCCAGGTCGAACGGCTTCGTTCCCGTTACCGGGTGATCGCGCCTGACCTGCGGGGATTCGGTGAGACGCCGGTGCGGTCCGGTTCACTGCCGTGGACCGCGTTCGCCGATGACCTGATCGGGCTGCTCGACCGGCTCGGCCTGGAGCGGGTTGTGCTGTGCGGGTTGTCGATGGGCGGCCAGGTCGTCATGGAGGTGCACCGCGCCCATCCGTCACGGGTCCGTGCGCTCGTGCTGGCCGACACGTTCCCGGAGGGCGAGACGGTGGCGGGCCGCGAGCTGCGGCACGGGATGGCCGCGCGCGTGCTGCGGGAGGGCATGGGCGGCTACGCCGACGAGGTGCTGGACAAGATGCTCTCGCCGCGCAACGTCGTCGCGCTGCCGGCCGTCGCCGAGCACGTGCTGGGGATGATGCGCGGTACGTCACCGGTGGGCGCGGCGGTCGCGTGGCGGGCTCGGGCGGAACGGCCCGACTACGTCGACTCGCTGTCCCGCGCGACCGTGCCCGTGCTCGTGGTCGTCGGCGAGGAGGACGAGTACACGCCCGTCGCCGTGGCCGAGCGGATGCACGCGGCGATCCCCGGCTCGGCGCTGGCGGTGATCCCCGGCGCGGGCCACCTGCCCAACCTCGAACGGCCGGACGCGTTCAGCGACGCGGTCGAGCGGTTCCTGGCCGGGGTCTAGGCCGGGCGTGCCCGCAACGGCGGCGGGGTGGCCGGTCGGACGCCGCAGAGCAGCCGGTCGGGTGGCAGGGCGGCCGGTGCGGGGCGGAGCCGGTCGGCGACCTGGGCGGCGGTCGGGCGGCGGTCGGCGGACAGCGACGTCATCGCGGCCAGCAGCCGGGCCAGGCCGGCCGGCACGTCGTGCGGGATGGACGGCGGGCGGTGCAGGCGGGCGACGGCGGCCTCCACCCGGTCGCCCTGGTACTCGCGGTAGCCGGTGAGGCACTCCAGCAGGACCAGGCCGAGCGCGTAGACGTCCGCGGGCGGGCCGACGTCGTCGCCGCGGACCTGCTCGGGCGCCAGGTAGGAGGCGGTGCCGACGACGACCCCGCGGGTCTTGGCGACCGGGGTCGGGCCGAGCGAGCGGGCCAGGCCGAAGTCGGCCAGGAAGGCGGTGTCGGAGCCGTCGAGCAGGATGTTCGACGGCTTGACGTCCCGGTGCACGACGCGCTGGTCGTGCACGTGGGCGAGGGTGTCGGCGACCTGGTGGCCCAGCGCGCGGACCTGGGTGGGCGTGAACGCGCCGGCCACCAGCCGGTCGCGCAACGTCGTGCCCTCGACCAGCTGCAGGACGACGAACGACGTCCCGCCGTCCGTGCCGACGTCGTACACCGACAGCAGGCCGGGGTGCGACAGCCCGGCCAACGTGCGGACCTCGTTGTCGAACCGGCGGTCATCCCCCTCGCCGGCCACGACCTTGACCGCCACGAACCGGCGGAGCAGCACGTCCCACCCGCGGTGGACCTCGGCCGCACCGCCGACGCCGATCCTGCCCCTCAACTGGTAGCGACCCGCGAGGACTCGGCTGTCGGTGGCCAACGACATGGCCCCACCCTTCGGGTCGTCTGTTCGGACGTCACCGAATTCCCGGACACCGACTCCCCCAAACGCCGGTCGGAGGGCGTCCGGGCCGAGTGCGGCGGAAGCGGCATGCCGGGAACCACGTGGCGCGGTCCCCGGTCATGTCACCGCGGATCGGCCGGGTTCAGTCGCGGGAGGTGGCGCACTGGGCGGTGCCGGGGCAGTTGCGCACCATGCGCACCTCCGGCGGCTGGGTGATCGTGGCCGGTGGCCGGGTGGCGCCGCCGGGCCACCGGATCGAGACCGCCATGGAGGAGGCGTTGTTCGAGTACGACTTCTCCGTGAGGGTGCGGTCGCCGTTGACGACGTTCACCACGTCGTAGACGCCCGACGGCACCGCGGTGATGTCGAGCCACTGGAAGTCGACCGTGTGCAGGTAGTCGTCGCCGTACCCGACCGAGATGCCCTGCATCGCGGTCAACGCCTCAGGCGCGTGGTGGCCGCACCGGTTCTCCCGCAGGAACGCCGCCAGCCGCCCCTCCGGGCTCAGCCCGTCGGCCGGGCGGTGGGGCAGGCGGTCGGCCGTCGGGTAGCGGTCGCCCAGGCAGAAGCCGTTCTTGCGGTCCACCACCACCGTCTCACCGGACCGCGAGCGCAGCTGGAAGTGCTCGAAGCCCAGCAGGTGCCAGTGCTGGTGCGCCGCCGCCGGCTCGTAGTACAGGGTGGTCGGGATGGCCTGCTGCGCCTGCTCGAAGGTCATCGGCACCGAACCGTCCACGGCCGACTGGAACGCCTGCCGCGCGGTCATCCGCGCCTGACCGGTGTCCCGCCGGCTGCCGTGGATCAGCAGCGGGCCGTCGCCGACGTTGTCCGCCGACGTGGTGAACCGCAGCCGGACCGCCCCGATCGGGCCCGTCGCCACGCACTCGCCGTTGGGTGCCGCCGCGTCGGCGACCGGGCACACGTCCCAGTCGACGCACCCCGCCGGGTCGCCGGCGAAACCGCCCGCGCAGCCCACCGGCGCCTGCCTCAGGTCGGGCAGCAGGACCAGCCCGACCGCCTGCGCGTGCGACGGCCCCACCAGCGCCGCCACGAGCACCCCCGTGGCGACCAGGGCCACGTGTCTTCGCATCGCCTACTCCGTCCTATCGGGATTGATCCACTCACCAACCTACTGAGCCACACCGACGCTTCGAGACCGACGACGGCCAAGTTCACTCGATCGACTGAGGCACAAGGGAAATCTCCCCACGGGACTCTAACCTTCTCCGCGATCGCGCCCCGGGCGCGCGTCGTCCGCGACTGGAGGTGGGTCCGATAGACCAGGCAATCCCCGGCACCGTCACGATGGTGTGCGGCACCAGGCCGGAGCTGATCAAGCTCGCGCCGCTGATCCGGGTGCTGGGCGCCGACGCCACCGTCGTCTACACCGGACAGCACTACGACACCGCGATGTACCACCGGATCCGGCAGGACATCGGCCGGCCGGGCCGGTTCCACGAACTCGCCGTGGGCGGCGGCCGGCGCGGCGGCCAGCTCGGCGCGGCCATCACCGCCGTGGACGAGGTGCTGGCCCGGCACCCCGCGCAGGCCGTCATCGTGCAGGGCGACACGACGTCCGCGCTCGCGGGCGCGTTGGCCGCCAACGCCAACGACGTGCCGCTGGTGCACGTGGAAGCGGGCCTGCGCAGCTTCGACCGGGCCATGCCCGAGGAGCACAACCGGGTGGCCATCGACCACCTCGCCGACCTGTGCTGCGCGCCGACCCCGCTCAACCGCACCAACCTGCTGGCCGAGAGCGTGCCCGAGGAGCGCATCGCGATCACCGGCAACACGGTGGTCGAGGCGCTGGTCACCGCGCTGCCCGGCCGGGACGAGGAAGCCGTCGTGCTGGCCGCGCACGAGCTGCGGCGCGACGGCTACGTGCTGGCCACCGTGCACCGGCCGGAGAACGTGGACGACCCGGTCACCCTGGAGACGGTCCTGCGCGAGCTGAACCGCCTGCCGCTGCCCGTGGTGCTGCCGCTGCACCCGCGCACGGCCAAGCGGGTCGAGGCGTTCGGCCTGACCGCCCTGCTGGGCCGGTTGCGGGTGGTCGAGCCGCAGGCGTACCCGGCTTTCCTCGCGCTGGCCCGCTGCGCCGCCGTGGTGGTGTCGGACTCCGGCGGCATCCAGGAGGAGGTCAGCGTGCTCAAGCGGCCGGTCGTCGTGGTGCGCCGCAGCACCGAACGCCCCGAGATCGAGGGCACGTTCGGCACGCTGGTGCCGCCGGGGCCGCGGGTGTGCGCGGAGGTGCTGCGGTGGCTGGACGACGTGCCGGGCCACCGGGAACGCCTGGAGCACATCCCGTCGCCGTACGGCACCGGCTCGCCGTCCGCGCGGATCGCCGCCGCGCTGCGGCAGCTCGTCCGGGGCGAGCCGGTGCACGCCCGGCAGCTCAGCCCGGAACGGGTTGTGGTGCCTGCGCCAGCGTCGCGACGACCCGCCGCGCCAGTCCCACACTCGAGTTCCAGCTCGTGACGTCCGGGTAGACGTGCGCGGTGGTCGCCAGCAGCAGCGGGGTGCCGGCGACCACCACGGGCGGCCGGCGCGACGAGTACCCGAGCGGGTACACCGGTTCCACGAACGGTGCCTTGAACACCCGCACGTCGTCCACGTCCTCGTGGCGCAGACCGGGGTGCAGCGCCAGCAGCTGCGCGGTCCACCGCGCCGCGACCGCCGCGTCGTCCTCCTGGAACAGCGCGGACTCCCGGTCGGTGTAGCGCATCGCGTAGACCAGGTGCCGCCCGTCGTACGGGTCGACGCCCGCCAGCGGCGTCATCTGGATCAGCCCGTCGAACTCCGTGCCGGACCGCACCACCGGCGTCCAGTAGTGCCCCGACAGCGGCCGGCGCAGGAAGAACAGCGCGTTCACCACGCCCTGGTACGGCAGCCGCACGTCGGGCAGCCGCGCGGCCAGGTCGTCGTCGGCGACCTGGCGCAGCGACGGCAGCGGCAGCGTCGACACCACGCGGTCCGCCGTCACGACCTCGTCACCGTCCAGGGTGATCCGCGCGCGCCCGCCGGTCACGCCGATCCGCCGCACCGGCGCGTCCAGGCGCACCACGCCGCCACCGGCCTCGATCGACGCCCTCAGCGCGTCGATCACGGCCCGGTAGCCGCCGTCGGGGTAGCCGCGCACCGACACCGCGCCCTCGCGGCCCAGGCGCTGCCACAGGTACAGCGCGGGCACGTCGCCGAACCGGGCGCCGAACTTCGCCCCGAACAGCGGCGCGAGCAGCAGCTCCCACACCCGGTCGCCGTACAGGCCGCGCAGCCAGTCCTCCGTGCGCGTGCGGTCGAGGTCCTTGCCGCGGCCCAACCGCCGCAGCAGCACCGAGACGGCGCCGAACCTCAGCCGGTCGAGAACACCCAACGGGGTGAACTTGAGCAGGTCCAGCGCCGTGTTGAACGGGAACGCCCGGCCGTCCACCACCATGCCCATCCGGGTCGGCCGCCACGCGATCGCGTCACGCAGCCCGAGGTCGCCGAGCAGGTCGAGCAGGTGGTCGTCGGTCGGCATCACGCAGTGGTAGAACCGCTCCACCCAGCGGTCGCGCCAGGCGAAGAACGTGCCGAGCCCGCCGAGCTGGTCGCTGCCCTCCAGCAGCGTCACCCCGGTGCCGGCGCGCACCAGCTCGTGCGCGGTGGCCAGGCCGCAGATGCCGCCGCCGACCACGACCACGTGCCCGTGGTCCGCCCGCCGCATCACAGCGCCCGGTACGGCGCGGGCGTGAGCCGGTCGCGGACCAGCAGCTTCACGTACTGCCACACCGTGCGGGCGATCCGGATCTTGCTCGGGCCGCGCTTGCGGTCGTAGCGCAGGGCCAGCGGCACCTCGGTGACGACCGGCCGGCAGTGCCGCAGCTTGAGCAGCAGCTCGACCATGCACGCGAAACCGCGCTCCTCGATCAGCCGCTCGCCCCAGTGCCCCTCGGCGCGGGCCAGCAGGCCGACCCGGTAGGCGCGGAAGCCGCTGGTGAAGTCGCGGACGCCGTCGACCCGCAGCACGCGGCGGAACAGCACGGCCGCGCCGCGCGAGAGCAGCCGGCGCACCGGCGGCGCGGTCGCGTCGTCGCCGCCGTCGACGAACCGGGAGCAGATCACCACGTCCGCGCCCGCCGCGATCTCGTCCTCCAGCCGCCGGATCAGCGCCGGGTCGTGGGTGTCGTCGGCGTCCATCACGACGACGACGTCCTCGTCGCCCGCCTCGGCCAGCACGGCGCGCAGCCCCGACCGGACGGCCTGGCCGAGGCCGAGGTTGACCGGGTGGCTGACCAGCCGCACGTCCAGCTCGGGCCAGCCGTCGGCGACGACGTCGGCGGTGCCGTCCGACGAGCCGTCGTCCACGACCCAGGCGGTGAGCTCGCGGGTGCGGCCGACCTCCGCGAGCCGGGTGAGCAGCGGCGGCAGCGAGGCGGCCTCGTTGTAGGCGGGCAGCACGACGTGGGCACGGGCGTGGGTGCGCGGTTCGCCGGAGAGGGCCGGTCCGCCCTGTTCCGACGCGGTGCGCACGTCGCCTTCATCGACGCTCAATGGGCCCCATTTCACTGGATGGCGGATGACGGTCCAGAATTATTCGCCTCCGGACCGCGCCGGGATTGGACCACCCCGCCGGTATCGGTGTCGCACGTCTGGATGAATTACCGCCGGACTCGGAAGCGGAAGCCGCCAGGAAGGGGAATAGTGATCACCGAAAGAGTGAATAAGCGCCACTGAACTACGTTTGATGCACACCGAGTGAGCAGAGCTTCCCGTTCGGATGGTCTCGAACGGGTGACCAAATAATCGGGTTCATGGTGGGAAGGACGTCGGCCGGATGTGGTGTGGCGTGGACGGGACGCGTTCGGTCCCGGGCAAGGGCGGTCCGAGGTGAACGGGGTCGGCTCGGCGACCACCCCGACCCTGGCGTCGCGACGGCGGCACCCGAGGCCGCGCGAGGCGTCGGGCGCGGACCTGCTCAGCCGGGTGAACGCGGTGGCGGTGCTGCTGGTCGCGGTGGACGTGACGGCGGTGGCCGCGGTGGCGGTGCGGTACGCGCCGGGCGCGCGGTGGACGGCGGTGCTGGTGGCCGCGCTGCTGGGCGTGCGCGCCGCGTGCCGGCTGTACCGGCGGCGGCTGTGGCTGTCCTGGTTCCACGACCTGCCGCGCTCGGTCGGCGCGACGGCCGTCGCGTTCGCCCTGGTCACGCTGGTCGGGCTGGTCGGCGGCGGGCCGCCGGGCGGCGCGGCGGCGCAGTGGGCGGTGCTGGCGTTCGCCGCGCTCAGCGAACCGGCGCGGCTGGTCGTGTTCGCGTTCGGCCGCTGGTGCCGGCGCCGGTTCCACCGCTGCGACCGCACGATCGTGGTCGGCGCGGGCAAGGTGGGGATCGACCTGGTCGGCGCGATGCAGGCGCACCCGGAGTTCGGCCTGCGCCCGGTCGGGTTCGTCGACCCCGAGCCGGCCGTGGACCGCGCCGCGCTGCCGGTCGAGCTGATGGACGAGGACCTGGCCGACGCGATCACCCGGTTGGGGGTCGGCACGGTCGTGCTGGCGTTCTCCCACGCCCGCGAGTCGTCGGTGGTCGACTCGGCCATCACCGCCCACCGGCTCGGCTGCACCACCCTGGTCGTGCCCCGGATGTTCGAGCTCTACCAGGACGGGCCGGACATCGAACGGCTGCGCAGCTACCCCCTGATGAGGCTGGGCACCGCGCCGACCAGCCGGCCGAGCTGGTGGGTCAAGCGCGCGATGGACGTGCTGCTGGCCGCCGTGGCGCTGGTCGTGCTCGCGCCGGTCATCGCGCTGTGCGCGCTGGCCGTGCTGCTGGAGAGCGGCCGACCGGTGATCTTCCGCCAGGTCCGGGTCGGCATGGACGATCAGCCGTTCGTGCTCTACAAGCTGCGCAGCGTGAGAATGAACGGTGAAGACGATTCCCAGGTCACCTGGTCGGTGGTCGGGGATCGCCGGGTCGGGCCAGTCGGGCGATTCCTGCGGCGCACTTCGCTGGACGAACTGCCCCAGTTGTGGAACATCCTCCGGGGTGACATGTCCATCGTCGGGCCGCGCCCGGAACGACCGGGTTTCGTCCGCGAATTCTCCGCGATCCACGAGCTATACTGGGCCCGGCACCGCGTTCCCACGGGGCTGACCGGACTGGCGCAGGTGCACGGCCTGCGGGGTGACACCTCGATTGTCGACAGGTCGCGGTACGACAACTACTACATAGCCAACTGGTCGTTGTGGCTGGACGTGAAAATCCTGTTGCAGACGGTGGGTGAACTGGTGTGCCGAAGGAATCGCTGAACCGACGACCCCGTCGCGTGCTCGGGCTGGTGTGCGCCGCCGCGCTCCTGCTGTCGAGCGCGGCGTGCACGGCGGGCGCCGCCGCGGGCCGACCGACCCCGCCGGGCGACCCCCTCGGCCCGGTGCCGAAGCCGCTCGCGCCGTGCGGCTGGTGGTACGGCATCGGCGAGCCGCCCACGCCCCGGGACATGGCGTTCGCCGCGGAGCACTACAGCCTGGTGGTGCTCAACGCGACCGAGACGGCCGCCCTGCACCGGCTCAAGCAGCTCAACCCCAA is a window from the Saccharothrix saharensis genome containing:
- a CDS encoding squalene cyclase, encoding MTSRIPWLLDSDPALRWQVERDLLHEPAPVWQATRARIATEGFGARLLALQDPDGRWAGGAFFPAGFDFHGPEAAEGAGQPWTATTWTLNSLREWGMDPAVLRERRTAELLERNCRWEYDDLPYWGGEVDCCINAWTVQNGLWLGADVTGIVDWFVEHRLPDGGWNCEWVEGSTRSSFHSTLNSLKGLLDHEAATGGTAATRAARRGGEEYLLERGLFRRLSTGEPVAPWVNRFSYPFRWFYSVLNAADYFRRASLLDGSGRPDPRMADAIELIRAERQPDGTWLQARRHPGRVWFEVDVPAGEPSKWLTFHATRVLDWWDAA
- a CDS encoding PLP-dependent aminotransferase family protein: MADYRLIADRLAADIAAGRLKPGDRLPPQRAFARRHGIAGSTAARVYGDLVRRGVVVGEVGRGTFVRARPPVEPPLGDPGGARVDLELNFCVLPDQPDLLAPGLDRLIRHDLPDALTPIGVRGTPAARAAVARLTARGGWTPDDRHVLFTGNGRQAIAAAVSALVPVGGRLGVEAVTYPVVKAIAARSGITLVPLPVDDAGVLPRAIRAADVRAVYLQPTLHNPLGTTMPAQRRAELADTVRDLDVQVIEDAIYAFLGPDLPPLAPERTTVVDSLSKRLAPGLTVGFAVPPGHLVDRVAAAARSGGWAVGHFALTAAAGWLADGTVQSIVDRKRAVALTRQRLARERLAGFDIHSDPGAYHCWWRLPDHWRAETFVAAAARRGIAVTPAAAFAVVPGHAPNAVRLALASTPEPTLTAALDVLAALAAGSPEDEAVD
- a CDS encoding alpha/beta fold hydrolase, with amino-acid sequence MRVEDIDIAYDDEGDGIPVVLVHGHPFNRSMWRPQVERLRSRYRVIAPDLRGFGETPVRSGSLPWTAFADDLIGLLDRLGLERVVLCGLSMGGQVVMEVHRAHPSRVRALVLADTFPEGETVAGRELRHGMAARVLREGMGGYADEVLDKMLSPRNVVALPAVAEHVLGMMRGTSPVGAAVAWRARAERPDYVDSLSRATVPVLVVVGEEDEYTPVAVAERMHAAIPGSALAVIPGAGHLPNLERPDAFSDAVERFLAGV
- a CDS encoding serine/threonine-protein kinase — translated: MSLATDSRVLAGRYQLRGRIGVGGAAEVHRGWDVLLRRFVAVKVVAGEGDDRRFDNEVRTLAGLSHPGLLSVYDVGTDGGTSFVVLQLVEGTTLRDRLVAGAFTPTQVRALGHQVADTLAHVHDQRVVHRDVKPSNILLDGSDTAFLADFGLARSLGPTPVAKTRGVVVGTASYLAPEQVRGDDVGPPADVYALGLVLLECLTGYREYQGDRVEAAVARLHRPPSIPHDVPAGLARLLAAMTSLSADRRPTAAQVADRLRPAPAALPPDRLLCGVRPATPPPLRARPA
- a CDS encoding lysyl oxidase family protein, encoding MRRHVALVATGVLVAALVGPSHAQAVGLVLLPDLRQAPVGCAGGFAGDPAGCVDWDVCPVADAAAPNGECVATGPIGAVRLRFTTSADNVGDGPLLIHGSRRDTGQARMTARQAFQSAVDGSVPMTFEQAQQAIPTTLYYEPAAAHQHWHLLGFEHFQLRSRSGETVVVDRKNGFCLGDRYPTADRLPHRPADGLSPEGRLAAFLRENRCGHHAPEALTAMQGISVGYGDDYLHTVDFQWLDITAVPSGVYDVVNVVNGDRTLTEKSYSNNASSMAVSIRWPGGATRPPATITQPPEVRMVRNCPGTAQCATSRD
- the wecB gene encoding non-hydrolyzing UDP-N-acetylglucosamine 2-epimerase, whose translation is MVCGTRPELIKLAPLIRVLGADATVVYTGQHYDTAMYHRIRQDIGRPGRFHELAVGGGRRGGQLGAAITAVDEVLARHPAQAVIVQGDTTSALAGALAANANDVPLVHVEAGLRSFDRAMPEEHNRVAIDHLADLCCAPTPLNRTNLLAESVPEERIAITGNTVVEALVTALPGRDEEAVVLAAHELRRDGYVLATVHRPENVDDPVTLETVLRELNRLPLPVVLPLHPRTAKRVEAFGLTALLGRLRVVEPQAYPAFLALARCAAVVVSDSGGIQEEVSVLKRPVVVVRRSTERPEIEGTFGTLVPPGPRVCAEVLRWLDDVPGHRERLEHIPSPYGTGSPSARIAAALRQLVRGEPVHARQLSPERVVVPAPASRRPAAPVPHSSSSS
- a CDS encoding FAD-dependent oxidoreductase, with translation MRRADHGHVVVVGGGICGLATAHELVRAGTGVTLLEGSDQLGGLGTFFAWRDRWVERFYHCVMPTDDHLLDLLGDLGLRDAIAWRPTRMGMVVDGRAFPFNTALDLLKFTPLGVLDRLRFGAVSVLLRRLGRGKDLDRTRTEDWLRGLYGDRVWELLLAPLFGAKFGARFGDVPALYLWQRLGREGAVSVRGYPDGGYRAVIDALRASIEAGGGVVRLDAPVRRIGVTGGRARITLDGDEVVTADRVVSTLPLPSLRQVADDDLAARLPDVRLPYQGVVNALFFLRRPLSGHYWTPVVRSGTEFDGLIQMTPLAGVDPYDGRHLVYAMRYTDRESALFQEDDAAVAARWTAQLLALHPGLRHEDVDDVRVFKAPFVEPVYPLGYSSRRPPVVVAGTPLLLATTAHVYPDVTSWNSSVGLARRVVATLAQAPQPVPG
- a CDS encoding glycosyltransferase, with the translated sequence MSVDEGDVRTASEQGGPALSGEPRTHARAHVVLPAYNEAASLPPLLTRLAEVGRTRELTAWVVDDGSSDGTADVVADGWPELDVRLVSHPVNLGLGQAVRSGLRAVLAEAGDEDVVVVMDADDTHDPALIRRLEDEIAAGADVVICSRFVDGGDDATAPPVRRLLSRGAAVLFRRVLRVDGVRDFTSGFRAYRVGLLARAEGHWGERLIEERGFACMVELLLKLRHCRPVVTEVPLALRYDRKRGPSKIRIARTVWQYVKLLVRDRLTPAPYRAL
- a CDS encoding sugar transferase; translated protein: MNGVGSATTPTLASRRRHPRPREASGADLLSRVNAVAVLLVAVDVTAVAAVAVRYAPGARWTAVLVAALLGVRAACRLYRRRLWLSWFHDLPRSVGATAVAFALVTLVGLVGGGPPGGAAAQWAVLAFAALSEPARLVVFAFGRWCRRRFHRCDRTIVVGAGKVGIDLVGAMQAHPEFGLRPVGFVDPEPAVDRAALPVELMDEDLADAITRLGVGTVVLAFSHARESSVVDSAITAHRLGCTTLVVPRMFELYQDGPDIERLRSYPLMRLGTAPTSRPSWWVKRAMDVLLAAVALVVLAPVIALCALAVLLESGRPVIFRQVRVGMDDQPFVLYKLRSVRMNGEDDSQVTWSVVGDRRVGPVGRFLRRTSLDELPQLWNILRGDMSIVGPRPERPGFVREFSAIHELYWARHRVPTGLTGLAQVHGLRGDTSIVDRSRYDNYYIANWSLWLDVKILLQTVGELVCRRNR